A stretch of DNA from Catenulispora acidiphila DSM 44928:
TGACCCAGCTCTAGGGAGTTCCGCTCCACGCTGTCACGGATGACGGCACGTACTGCGTCCTCATGAGGGTTCCGGTACTCAGAGCCGAACCGCTTGTAGTACTCCTCCGCCCCGAACTCTTCATAGGCGCCGCGGATGGAGGACATACAGATCACGATAGGTCGCGCAGCTCCTTGGCCGCTCGTGCCACCTCCCCAAGCACGCGCGGAGTGAACTCGAAGACCGCTTGGTCGCCCTTGAACGGCACGTCCGGGGACCAGGTGAAGCGCAGCTCATAGCCGGAGCGTTTGCGTCCCCCCATCCGCGCCAGCGCCGCGCACACCTCCTTGGCGAGCGTGGGGCGGGTCGCGCGGTAGCCGTTCACTATGGGGAAGTACGCCTGTGACTCGTTGTCCCCTATGGCGGCCCGGAACGCGCCCAGGACGCCCTCGTACATCGTCCGCGTCACCTTGCGCTCCACCGGCTCCCCCACGTCCGGAGTGAGGACGGTGCGCACCGTGAGCACCGGCACGCCGGTCCGCGAGTACCCGACCTCCGCCCCGCGCACGAAGTCCCAGGCGTGTTTGGCGTCCACGGCGCGCGCCGCAGCCAGCGCCAGATCGCGCAGACCGGTCATCGCCGGTGCCAGATCGGCCAGGGAGAACTCGTTGAGGCGCACGTACAGCACGTCCGCCCACTTCAGGTCCAGGTCGCCGAGCACCGAGTCCGCGTCGCGCTGCTCGGCGCTCGCGACGGTTTCCAACAGGTCGGTCATGCGCAGCGGGTAGTCGCGCAGCCGCTGGTCCAGCGGCACCAGCACCTCGTACGGGTGCGGGTTGGCGACCCCCGGCGGCGGGTCCAGCTCCCAGATCTGGCCGCGGCCGTAGTCGCGGCCTCTGCGCCAGCCCGTCGCTGCCAGATAGCGGAGTACGTCATCCGGCCGGAGCCTGGCGGCCCGGCCGGTGGCGGAAGTCGGGGCGGTCATCGCGCGAGCATCTCCCGGAACTCGTCGCCGAACAGCCCGTGGAGGGCCCTGATATCTAGCAGATTGGCACGGGGGACGCGCACTGTATACGTGGATGACCTGTTTCTTCCGGGCAACGGGAGCGCGTCGTGGAAACACGCCCAATACGCCGCGTGCCGAAGGATTAGCCGGTCCGGGGTGATGTCGGTCCACGCCGCCGAAGCGCGCGGGACGACGACCAGGAACAGGAAGCGGGGCACCAGGTAGTCGCGGCCGGCGAGCCAGTTGAAGTTCTTCACCTCCAGCGGGTAGCGCCAGGCGACGTCGTTTCCGCGCGGGTCGGACCAGGACTTCACCTGAGCGTCTATGAGGGGGAACCCGCGGCGGCCGTTCACCGCGGGATAGCGCAGCGTCCAATCCACCCCGACCCGGTCGCGGTCGGAGCGCAGGGCGTCGAGGTTGGCCGCGGCGGCCAGGGCTCTGATGAACGTCTCACCGAAGTCGCCCTGGTGTCCGGAATCGCCGAGGGTCAGGGGGCGTCCGGCACCCCCGGTCTTGTTCTCGTTGGCCTGGAACCCTTGATCGATCGTCCCCGTCATGGTTTCCCTTATACGCACTCTCATCAGGGTTGTCGGGTCCTGATACAAGAGTAACCTGGACTATCCGTCATCGACAGGTCACTTAGCGTTGACTCCGGGTGAACATCTCCGGTGATCCGCGTGAGCGGGATGATCGAGCGGGTCCGACAAGCTCCGACAGGTAATGTCCGCCAGATAGCAGATGCCCGATATGTTCCGGTATTACTCCTCTTGAGGGATACCAGCGTGCTCAGAACGCTGCGGCGGCATCCAGGTCCGGCTGCCACGCCTTCGCGGCGGCGCCCGGCAGCGCTTCGAACGGCTCCAGCGAACCCTGCTTCCAGGTCCCGACGACCCGTCCGGCGTCGAGCATGGTCGCCGCGATCATCCCGCCGCCGGCGTTGACGCGCTTGGCGAAGGCGGGGTCCAGGATCAGGTCGCGGGAGCGGTGCCCCAGCAGGTAGGGGTCGAAGCGCGCCAGGAGGCGCTGCGGGCGCTCCGGCGGCGCGGGCTCGATACCGCGCGGCAGGAGCAGGCGGAGGCCGTCGTGGTCGGCTTCCTCAAGGGTGTCGCGGACGAGGGCGACCGCTGCCTTGGCGTCGGCGGCGGACAGGCCGGACCATGCGGCGAAGTCGGCGGTGGTCGCGGGGGCGTAGGCGGCGAAGTAGCGGGTGGCGAGGCGGGTCAGGGCGGTGTCGCGGTCGGGGGACTCCGTTTCAGACTTCAGCCACCTGTCGAGCAGCACATAGGTCGGCTCATCGCGTGCGGCATCCGGACCGCGGCAGATCAGCGCGCTGTTCGCCGCGAAGGCAAGCAGATGCGGCGGCTGCTGGCTCTTGAGCTCGACGGCGATCCCGTGTCCGGCGAGCTCGGCGACGATCTCGGCGCGCGTCAGAGCCCTGTCACCGGCAAGGATCTTCGGCAGCGCGTCCATGGCGCGGGCGCACAGCTCGTCGGTGAGCCCGAGCTGCTCGCGCCTGCGCCGATCGGCACGCAGGTTCACAGGACCGACCACCGCTAGGAACGGCCGCAGGTCGTCGGCGGCGACCAGGTGGATCGTGCCGCGCATGAGCCAGGTGCGGACGACCGCCGCCTCGGCGACGGCGGTGTCGACGTCGGCGGCGCGCAAGCCGTGCGTCCGCGACCAGATCTGGAGACGGGCCGGACCGGCCGCCTGCGCCTGGACCGCAGCGGCGGCGCGGACGGCGTCGGGCACGGTGCGGCGCGCGGCGTCCGCGTCGCCTGCCAGGCCCTGCGCGCGCACCCGCAGCCACCGCATCTGGTCCGCACTCAAGCTCCGCATGGCCCGAAGATAGCCCCGGTGCCGTTCAGGATGTCAAAAGTCCTTGGTTGGCGTTCATGCCCTGGAGCTGGACGTACTGGTCGGCGCCTCCGCCGGTCACCTGTCCGGGCAAGGGGTTCGAGAGCGTGCAGCCGGGGCAGTCCGGGTTGGGCTGGTTGCCCCCTTTCCAGGCCCGGGCTTGTGTTCCGGCTGCTGAGCCGGGCAGCCCGAAGCCGATCGGCTCCTGGTTCTGATACAGCACGCCGCCGGTCGGCGACCCGTCGGCACCGGTGCCCTGCGCGGGAGGCGGAAAGGCGGGCATGGAGCCCTGCCAGCGTGCGGCCGCGACCGTGTCGAAGCGGAACGGGCCCGAGCAGTCGGCGCATCTCTCGAGCGTCATGGTCATCGGCTGATGCCAGGTGTCGAGGACGTCGCCGTTCGGCATCTGCAGGGTTCCGGAGCCGGCGTCGCCCTCCTCCGGGAGAGCCAGCGTGATCGCGCCGAACAGCGGATGGGACGCCTGCAGCGTGAAGGCCAGGGTCTGGTAGCCGACCTGCCCGTCGCCGACACTGGTGATCTTGAGGGTGCGCGAACCAAGGAAGTTCAGCGTCGGCAACGGCGGCGGAAGGTTCACCATCATGGTCGCGCCGAAGACGTTGAGGCTCAGGTCGAAGGTCTGCCCGACGTCGGGCAGCGACGCGGCGCGCGCCCGCGCGGCGGCGCCGAACAAGCCGACCCCCGCCACCGCGACGGCAGAGCTGAGGAGCCGGCGTCGGCTCAGGGACGATGTCATGCCCGCAGTCTCATAGCGCGGCGGCATAAGACCCGGCAGGGACACGACTTGATCAACCGTAAGGGTGAGCGCCGCGGCACAGATCGAGCCGCCGCCCGCAGCGGCTCCCCGCTCACGCCATCGCTGATCTCTGCGCCGCCATCGCCATCGCCATCGCCATCGCCATCGCCATCGCCATCGCCATCGCCATCGCCATCGCCATCGCCATCGCCATCAGCACGCTAAGCCGCCGCCCGAGCGGGCTCAACTACCGCCACCACCGCGCGCAGGTCGCCGCCTCCAGCGCCCTCAAACCGCGACCCGCGCCCTGCTCCGCCCTCCCCCAGCCGCCTTGTACTCCGCCGTCAGCCGCACCGAGGCGTCCTCGGGCAGCCGGCGCACGGCCTCGCGGAACGTCACCCCCGCCAGCCGGTCCAGCCGCGTCGTGACCCAGGCGGCGACCCAGGTCGGGTCCTTGTACGCGATCTCGCGCAGCACCCAGCCGATCGCCTTGCGGATGAAGAACTCGCGCTCCTCGACCATCGGGTCGGCGTAGCGGGTGAAGCGGACCAGGTCCGGCTTGCCCTCGCGGATCGCCGGGATGAGGGCGAGCAGGGAGGCGCGGCGCAGCCAGAAGTCGCCGTCGCCGGCCCACAGGTCCAGGGTGCGGGAGGTGCCCTCGCGGTCGCGCAGCACGATCTTGCCCGCGACGTCGCCGCTGAGCGGATCGACCAGCGACCACATCGGCGCGTCGCGGAGCATCAGGGTCAGGTCCTGCAGGTCCGCCGCGGTGAGCAGGCGAACGCCCTGCGCCAGCACGAAGACCGCCGCGAGCCTGCGCTCGTAGATGTCGGTGTCCCACAGCGCCGCGGCCAGGCCGGTGACGTCGTCGTGGGTCGCGCGCCGGCCGCCGATCTCCTTGTACATGTCCTTCACCAGCTTGCGGAGGTCCGGCACCGGGACGCCCATGTGAGCGAACTCACTCTTGTGGTACTGCTGGTCGTAGGTGGCGCGGGCCGCGGTGCCGAGGCCGTCCAGGTCGCGGTCGAGCCCGGACACGAGGGCGGGGATCGGGGTGGTCGTCGCATCTGTCACGCGGTGAGCCTAACGATCGCCCGACCCGATCCGGCGGCATCCACTGCGCCGTTCGGGCAGGATGGACGATCAGTGTTCACCGTCAGGAGGGACGACCATGCGCATCAGGACGCTGCTCGGCACGACCGCGGCGGCCGCGGCGGCGCTCGCGATGGTGGCCGGATGCGGCGGCTCGAAGGGGTCCTCCGCCAAGGCGCAAGCTGCTGCCAACGCGGCGACCGCGAGCACGGCGCCGACGACCCCCGCGCCCCCGACGACCCCCACGGCGCCCGCATCGCCCACCGCGAGCCCCCCGAGCGCCTCCACCGCGCCCTCCACCTCCAGCGCTCGCCTGGCGCCAGCCCTGATCCAGTTGTCGGACCTCCCAGAAGGCTTCCGCTCCGAAGGCCTCACGCAGCGCAATCTCCCCTCGCTCATCAAGGGCTGCGCGGGCCTGGAAGTACTTCAGCAGTCGAACATCGGCGACCAGGCGCAGGCCGAGTGGACCAAGGGCGCCCTGGACGACTACGTGGACGAAGCGATCATCGAGCCCAAGGGCGAGACCGCAGCGAGCCTGGTGGCCAAGGCGGCGAGCGCCCTGAACTCCTGCGGCGCGGTGAAGGTCACCGAGGAAGGCCTGTCGGTCACCCTGCACGCCACCCCGCTGAGCCTGCCGAAGGTCGGTGACGCCTCGCACGCCTGGCACACCTCCGCGACGTTCGGCATCGCCTCGATGGAGATGAACGTCGTCCTCATGCAGCAGGGCAACCTGGTCGTGCTCATCGCGCAGACCCGCGTCGACGGACACACCAACGACCCGCTGACGCTGTCGGCGTCCCAAGCCGCCGCCAAGCGCGCCGCAGACTTCCAGAAGCACTAGCGCCGCGACGCCGTGGACGACACCCACCCGTACGAGTCACCCAGCGCAGGTCGACCCGGGCACCCTCTGGCGCCACGCCCTACGATCAAGGCATGCCCTCCAAGCCCGAGCCCAAGAAGCGGCCTCTGCACCTGATCGGCGAACCCGCGGCGCCGGTGCCGATCGACACCGAGTCGTTCTTCGGCCTGGACTCCATAGAGGACCCGCTGCAGCTGCTCTCGCGCAGCACCGAGTTGGCCGACGCCTTCCGCGCCTCGGCCGGGCGCGCCGAGCACTACCAGGCGGTGGCGGCGGCGCGGCTCACCGATCCGCGGCGCTTCGACCGCATGCCGGTCGCGGACCTGGCGCTGCTGACCGGGTGGACCGAGGAGTACGCGACGAAGATGGCCGAGTTCGGCCGCACGCTGCTGGACAAGGGCGCGCCCTGGGAGTGAGCGGCGGTGAGCCGGGTTACATAGGCAAACTATATAGATGGACGGCACAATCATGGGCGTGGACCAGAACCCGGCCGCGGTGGGCGAACTCTTCGAGACCGTCACGGTGCTGATGATGCGGCATGTGCCGGCTCCGGACGGGCTCAGCCTCACCGCCGCGGCCACCCTCAGCTCCCTGCGACGGCGCGGTCCGCAGCGCATCACCTCGCTGGCCGTCTCCCAAGGCGTGACCCAGCCGTCGATGACGCAGCTGCTGCGCCGCCTGGAGGACGCCGGACTGGTGGTCAGGGTCGCCGACCCCACCGACGGCCGCGTGGTGCTCGTGGAGCTCACCGCCGCCGGCGAGGAGACGCTGCGCACCCGGTGGAACACACGCCTGGCACACCTGGACAAGGTGCTCGAGACGCTGACCGCCGAGGAGCGGGCGACGCTGCAACGCGCCGCCGAGCAAGCCCTTCCGGTGGCGCAGAAGCTGGTCAACAGCCTCGCCGCGCGCTACTGAGGTCGAGGACCGGCAGGCGGACGCGCTGGCCGAAGAACTCGGCTCCGCCTCCTGACAGATGTCCCCGGGAGCAGGTCCGCCTGACTACAGTGCTAGTCATGGCGAACTCGCTCCCGGTCCTGACGTTCACCCCCTCCGAAGGCGACTACGTCTGGACCTTCGGCGGCGCCCCGCCGCTGGCCCGGGTGAAGCCCGGCGACACCCTGGAGCTGTTCACCGAGGACTGCTTCGCCGGCCGGGTCCGCTCCGAGAAGGACCTGGTCACCGAGGTCTGCGAGTTCCCGTTC
This window harbors:
- a CDS encoding DUF4365 domain-containing protein; translated protein: MTGTIDQGFQANENKTGGAGRPLTLGDSGHQGDFGETFIRALAAAANLDALRSDRDRVGVDWTLRYPAVNGRRGFPLIDAQVKSWSDPRGNDVAWRYPLEVKNFNWLAGRDYLVPRFLFLVVVPRASAAWTDITPDRLILRHAAYWACFHDALPLPGRNRSSTYTVRVPRANLLDIRALHGLFGDEFREMLAR
- a CDS encoding winged helix DNA-binding domain-containing protein, which encodes MRSLSADQMRWLRVRAQGLAGDADAARRTVPDAVRAAAAVQAQAAGPARLQIWSRTHGLRAADVDTAVAEAAVVRTWLMRGTIHLVAADDLRPFLAVVGPVNLRADRRRREQLGLTDELCARAMDALPKILAGDRALTRAEIVAELAGHGIAVELKSQQPPHLLAFAANSALICRGPDAARDEPTYVLLDRWLKSETESPDRDTALTRLATRYFAAYAPATTADFAAWSGLSAADAKAAVALVRDTLEEADHDGLRLLLPRGIEPAPPERPQRLLARFDPYLLGHRSRDLILDPAFAKRVNAGGGMIAATMLDAGRVVGTWKQGSLEPFEALPGAAAKAWQPDLDAAAAF
- a CDS encoding DNA alkylation repair protein; the encoded protein is MTDATTTPIPALVSGLDRDLDGLGTAARATYDQQYHKSEFAHMGVPVPDLRKLVKDMYKEIGGRRATHDDVTGLAAALWDTDIYERRLAAVFVLAQGVRLLTAADLQDLTLMLRDAPMWSLVDPLSGDVAGKIVLRDREGTSRTLDLWAGDGDFWLRRASLLALIPAIREGKPDLVRFTRYADPMVEEREFFIRKAIGWVLREIAYKDPTWVAAWVTTRLDRLAGVTFREAVRRLPEDASVRLTAEYKAAGGGRSRARVAV
- a CDS encoding MarR family winged helix-turn-helix transcriptional regulator, translated to MDGTIMGVDQNPAAVGELFETVTVLMMRHVPAPDGLSLTAAATLSSLRRRGPQRITSLAVSQGVTQPSMTQLLRRLEDAGLVVRVADPTDGRVVLVELTAAGEETLRTRWNTRLAHLDKVLETLTAEERATLQRAAEQALPVAQKLVNSLAARY